A stretch of the Desulfobacter sp. genome encodes the following:
- a CDS encoding TRAP transporter small permease subunit: MKKIIDLVDRLSLGGGCLSALFMVLIVLVIAVEILLRSVFNTSTLISDEYSAYFFVGVVLLGLAFTFKEDGHIKITLVTSVLGEKGQAVLDVLTTAVAIGVTSFALYYASLMVYDSWALGMQADTISETPIYLSQLVIPLGLLLFDLQLGARLLKRLI, translated from the coding sequence ATGAAAAAAATTATTGATCTAGTAGACAGGCTCTCCTTAGGGGGGGGCTGTTTATCCGCTTTGTTCATGGTGCTCATCGTCCTGGTCATTGCCGTGGAAATTTTGTTAAGGTCTGTCTTTAATACGTCTACCCTGATCTCGGACGAATATTCTGCCTATTTTTTTGTGGGGGTGGTGCTTCTCGGGCTTGCCTTTACCTTTAAAGAAGACGGGCATATTAAAATCACCCTGGTGACATCGGTATTGGGCGAAAAAGGGCAGGCGGTCCTGGACGTGTTGACCACGGCCGTGGCCATTGGAGTGACCAGTTTTGCCCTTTATTATGCATCCCTCATGGTCTATGACTCCTGGGCCCTTGGCATGCAGGCGGATACCATTTCCGAAACCCCTATCTACCTTTCCCAGCTGGTCATCCCCTTGGGGCTGCTGCTCTTTGATCTCCAGCTTGGGGCAAGGCTATTAAAGAGGCTCATATGA
- a CDS encoding M20/M25/M40 family metallo-hydrolase translates to MPAKEGTAIGRLAQGIARLEKNLFPTGLDPVLSQMLKRFVPHVSTGLGLVFSNLWLTRPLILYIFSKNKVTDSLIRTTQAVTVFRAGEQENVLPSQATCLVNHRIMPGDSIEQIRTRHRKTLADPGLVIGDAGHWPPNEPIPSGPVDGSGFKLIQKVLAHTHPGVVAVPFLVNGSTDSKYYHDLTDQVLRFTPLVLTPEDVATIHGVNERVSLENLEQGLAFYLQLFSHL, encoded by the coding sequence ATGCCCGCAAAAGAGGGAACCGCCATTGGCCGGCTGGCCCAGGGCATTGCCCGCCTGGAGAAAAATCTGTTTCCCACCGGCCTTGATCCTGTGCTATCTCAGATGCTCAAAAGATTTGTCCCCCATGTCTCCACGGGGTTGGGCCTGGTATTTTCCAACCTCTGGCTGACCCGGCCCTTGATCCTTTATATTTTTTCAAAGAACAAGGTGACGGACAGTCTGATCCGGACCACCCAGGCCGTGACCGTGTTCAGGGCAGGGGAACAGGAAAATGTCCTGCCCAGCCAGGCGACCTGCCTGGTCAACCACAGGATTATGCCGGGGGATTCCATCGAGCAGATCCGCACCCGGCACAGAAAAACCCTGGCCGACCCGGGTCTCGTCATTGGGGATGCCGGGCACTGGCCCCCAAATGAACCCATCCCTTCAGGTCCTGTGGATGGTTCAGGGTTTAAACTTATTCAAAAGGTGCTTGCCCATACCCATCCCGGGGTGGTTGCCGTTCCTTTTCTGGTCAACGGGTCCACAGATTCCAAGTATTACCATGATCTGACAGACCAGGTGTTAAGATTTACCCCCCTGGTGCTGACTCCCGAGGATGTGGCCACCATCCACGGGGTCAATGAACGGGTCTCCCTGGAAAACCTTGAACAGGGACTGGCCTTTTACCTTCAGCTTTTTTCTCATCTTTAA
- a CDS encoding cupin domain-containing protein → MNDYEFKLVKAQREFVWHRHPETDEVFFAVESGFDIELRDKRLTLARGDMAVIPKNVEHKPVCKDLCTIMPIEPKGTVNTGDAGGDLTDTTVEAI, encoded by the coding sequence ATGAATGATTATGAGTTCAAGCTGGTCAAGGCCCAACGGGAGTTTGTCTGGCACCGTCATCCCGAGACCGACGAGGTGTTTTTTGCCGTGGAGAGCGGATTTGACATTGAGCTGCGGGACAAACGGCTGACCCTGGCCCGGGGCGACATGGCGGTCATCCCGAAGAATGTGGAGCACAAACCCGTTTGCAAAGATCTTTGCACCATCATGCCCATTGAACCCAAGGGCACGGTGAATACCGGGGATGCCGGGGGAGATCTCACGGACACAACGGTTGAAGCGATTTAA
- the rsgA gene encoding ribosome small subunit-dependent GTPase A: protein MTIKNKETHIYTNNVRQPLLKMGWDSHFQVHLDNICNDTLFPARVVGVQKNSFFISQGDSESLVTVAGKLNHHKKSLFPVTGDWVLVKEKVISAVLPRKKSLSRGASGTHGKQKSPWIKEQIIAANLDIVFIVCGLDRDYNIRRIERYLTLVYNCELTPCIILTKADLHQNPEHYVQRVESVAFNVPVHLISANDSTGLASLEPYLSQGRTIAIVGSSGAGKSTLVNRLAGKTIQPTNGVSDRLGKGKHTTTSRSLIMMPQGGMVIDNPGIREIGLWDDDGGLKGAFPEIEDLANTCRFQDCSHTHEIGCQVLQGVSIGTITKERLENYQKMKRELAYLSDRQTKSADRVEKEHWKKITLKIKAINRRKNTHE, encoded by the coding sequence ATGACGATTAAAAACAAAGAGACCCATATATATACCAACAACGTCCGCCAGCCTCTTTTAAAAATGGGTTGGGATTCACATTTCCAGGTTCATCTGGACAATATTTGCAATGACACCCTTTTTCCGGCCAGGGTCGTGGGCGTGCAAAAAAACAGTTTTTTTATCAGCCAGGGAGATTCAGAAAGCCTTGTCACTGTGGCAGGAAAGCTAAATCACCATAAAAAAAGCCTGTTCCCGGTCACAGGAGATTGGGTCCTTGTCAAAGAAAAGGTCATCTCTGCCGTATTGCCAAGGAAAAAAAGTTTGTCCAGAGGGGCAAGCGGTACCCATGGCAAGCAGAAATCCCCGTGGATTAAAGAACAGATCATCGCTGCAAATCTGGATATAGTATTTATCGTTTGCGGTCTTGACAGGGATTATAATATTCGACGAATAGAACGGTATTTGACGCTGGTATATAATTGTGAACTGACCCCTTGTATTATTTTGACCAAGGCAGATCTTCATCAAAATCCTGAGCACTATGTTCAAAGGGTTGAATCCGTAGCGTTTAACGTTCCGGTTCACCTTATCTCGGCAAATGATTCCACTGGATTGGCCTCATTGGAACCCTACCTTTCACAAGGCCGAACCATTGCCATAGTTGGATCATCAGGCGCGGGTAAATCAACCCTTGTAAATCGCCTTGCCGGAAAAACCATACAGCCCACCAACGGGGTCAGTGACCGTCTGGGAAAGGGAAAACATACAACGACCAGCCGCAGCCTTATCATGATGCCCCAAGGGGGTATGGTGATCGACAATCCAGGGATTCGGGAAATAGGATTATGGGATGACGACGGTGGGTTAAAAGGGGCCTTCCCAGAGATAGAAGACCTGGCCAATACATGCCGTTTCCAAGATTGCAGTCATACCCATGAAATTGGCTGTCAAGTGCTTCAGGGGGTATCAATCGGCACAATCACAAAAGAGAGACTGGAGAACTACCAAAAAATGAAACGTGAATTGGCATATTTATCTGACCGGCAAACCAAAAGCGCAGATCGGGTGGAAAAAGAACATTGGAAAAAAATCACCTTAAAAATAAAAGCCATAAATCGCAGAAAAAACACCCATGAATAA
- a CDS encoding M20/M25/M40 family metallo-hydrolase, translating to MPVFLIVVILLAGVGLVCFVRYLSVKREFTLPDDLGKDAPDLPEPDFNGFIQRFSRMIQLPTISWTDRSKRDLSLFRAFQESLVEMYPEVHKTMTREVHGDFGLIYHWKGKNDQKKPVLFLAHYDVVPAEEKGDESWDEPPFSGRVKEGILWGRGTLDIKCQLAFLKGRPAALVGMAEK from the coding sequence ATGCCTGTATTTTTGATTGTCGTGATTCTCTTGGCTGGGGTGGGGCTTGTCTGTTTTGTCCGGTACTTATCTGTAAAACGCGAATTTACCCTGCCCGATGATTTGGGCAAGGATGCGCCTGATTTACCTGAACCTGATTTTAACGGGTTTATCCAGCGGTTTTCCCGAATGATCCAGCTGCCCACAATCTCCTGGACCGATCGGAGCAAACGTGATCTTTCCCTGTTCCGTGCCTTTCAGGAGAGCCTGGTTGAAATGTATCCTGAGGTGCACAAGACAATGACCCGTGAAGTCCATGGGGATTTTGGCCTGATTTATCATTGGAAGGGGAAAAATGACCAAAAAAAGCCGGTCCTTTTTCTGGCCCATTACGATGTGGTGCCTGCCGAGGAAAAAGGGGATGAATCCTGGGATGAACCCCCGTTCAGCGGCCGGGTAAAAGAGGGGATCCTCTGGGGCCGGGGCACCCTGGACATCAAATGCCAGCTGGCCTTTCTCAAGGGCCGGCCTGCCGCATTGGTGGGCATGGCGGAAAAATGA
- a CDS encoding GTPase/DUF3482 domain-containing protein has protein sequence MESIPEFAVLGHPNEGKSSVVSTLTENDKIMVSQVPGETTVSSTYTVNIDQREIIRFVDTPGFQVPCQTLAWFRENPGPDLLNRFISRFESDPFFADECELLAPVAKGAGIIYVVDGARPVREDDLAEMEILRLTGRPRMAVINAKSRDRDYTDLWKEEFGKYFNVIRVFNSNQADFYERIRMLESLKAIDQDWEPGLERVIQAFKGEWNKRNRLACAYITHGIEQAVGFSLSGKLTRDMDPADLKEQLTLTYRQEIRKMEKKMFNRIRSLFRHHLFDYPLPEYSILGHDLFSDQTWEMLGLTQKQLATAGAVVGGTMGAVLDTAAAGQGAKGLGGDRVQVGPNENLQFLYVLMDRALLYYTHITQRPHGRRDLPDSAKTDNSRKMGISSTLTLTQQKICLRFFKSARNKGGLRARYRSIRFQPG, from the coding sequence CTGGAATCCATACCTGAATTTGCAGTGCTGGGCCATCCAAACGAGGGCAAATCCTCGGTGGTCTCGACCCTGACCGAGAATGACAAAATTATGGTCAGCCAGGTGCCGGGTGAAACCACGGTTTCCAGCACCTATACCGTGAACATAGACCAGCGCGAGATTATCCGGTTCGTGGACACCCCCGGCTTCCAGGTGCCTTGCCAGACCCTGGCCTGGTTCAGGGAAAATCCCGGCCCTGATCTTTTGAACCGGTTTATTTCAAGGTTTGAATCAGACCCTTTTTTCGCAGATGAGTGCGAGCTGCTTGCACCGGTGGCCAAGGGGGCAGGCATTATCTATGTGGTGGACGGCGCAAGGCCGGTGAGGGAGGATGATCTGGCTGAGATGGAAATTCTCAGGCTCACGGGCCGGCCCAGGATGGCTGTGATCAATGCCAAATCCCGGGACCGGGATTATACTGACCTGTGGAAAGAAGAATTTGGCAAATATTTTAACGTGATCCGGGTTTTTAACTCCAACCAGGCAGATTTTTACGAGCGGATCCGAATGCTGGAAAGCCTTAAGGCCATTGATCAGGACTGGGAGCCGGGCCTGGAGCGGGTAATCCAGGCCTTTAAAGGGGAGTGGAACAAGCGGAACCGCCTGGCCTGTGCCTATATCACCCATGGAATTGAACAGGCTGTGGGCTTTTCTTTGTCCGGAAAACTGACCCGGGACATGGATCCGGCCGACCTTAAAGAACAATTGACCCTTACGTACCGCCAAGAGATCCGGAAGATGGAAAAAAAGATGTTTAACAGGATTAGGTCCCTGTTTCGCCATCATCTTTTTGATTATCCTCTGCCTGAGTATTCAATCCTTGGACATGATTTGTTTTCTGACCAGACCTGGGAAATGCTGGGCCTGACCCAAAAACAGCTGGCCACGGCCGGTGCCGTGGTGGGCGGGACCATGGGGGCGGTTCTGGACACGGCAGCGGCCGGCCAGGGAGCCAAAGGGCTTGGAGGGGACCGGGTCCAGGTGGGCCCCAATGAAAATCTTCAGTTTTTGTATGTTCTTATGGATCGGGCCCTTCTCTATTATACCCACATCACCCAACGCCCCCATGGCCGGAGGGATCTGCCGGATTCGGCAAAAACGGATAATTCCCGGAAAATGGGAATTTCGTCGACCCTGACCCTGACCCAGCAAAAAATTTGCCTTCGGTTTTTCAAGTCTGCCCGGAACAAAGGAGGGCTTCGGGCCCGGTATAGATCGATACGGTTTCAGCCTGGATAA
- a CDS encoding TRAP transporter substrate-binding protein, whose amino-acid sequence MNTLKKALIITVMAWFAASPSWAEKTMKLDLNAVYGATSFHTMGAMDFAALAKTYSNDSVEITVHPGGSLGFKGPELLKSVKDAQLPMSDILMGVVAGSEHVFGLSSLPRLAASFAEAKALYADSKPLYEKAAAKWNQKFLYAAPWPPSGLVTQKAVAGSADIKGLKTRTYDKNGANFLRELGGAPLSLPWGEVYSSLRTGMIDSVLTSAESTKNGKFWEVLNHFTNINYAFPLNMVTVNMDYWDAMSKNQKAAILKAAAETEANQWKASETKTLEALAIIKENGFTIAQPSDALSAEMDKAAALIVEEFAKKADSKTKALLKAHTK is encoded by the coding sequence ATGAATACCTTGAAAAAAGCATTGATCATCACAGTCATGGCATGGTTTGCGGCCTCTCCCTCATGGGCTGAAAAAACAATGAAACTGGACTTGAACGCCGTCTACGGGGCCACAAGTTTCCACACCATGGGCGCCATGGATTTTGCCGCCCTTGCCAAGACCTATTCCAACGACAGCGTGGAGATTACGGTGCATCCCGGCGGCAGCCTCGGATTCAAGGGGCCTGAGCTTTTAAAGTCGGTCAAAGATGCACAATTGCCCATGAGTGATATTCTCATGGGGGTGGTGGCCGGCAGTGAACATGTGTTTGGTCTTTCCTCTTTGCCCCGACTGGCCGCCTCTTTTGCCGAGGCCAAGGCATTGTACGCAGACTCCAAACCCCTTTATGAAAAAGCCGCGGCCAAATGGAACCAGAAATTTCTCTATGCAGCACCCTGGCCCCCCTCTGGACTGGTTACCCAGAAAGCGGTTGCAGGTTCTGCTGATATCAAGGGCCTTAAAACAAGAACCTATGATAAAAACGGGGCCAATTTTTTAAGGGAACTGGGCGGAGCACCGCTCTCCCTGCCCTGGGGTGAGGTCTACTCCTCTTTGAGAACCGGGATGATTGATTCTGTCCTGACCTCTGCGGAATCCACTAAAAACGGGAAGTTCTGGGAAGTGCTCAACCATTTTACCAATATTAACTATGCCTTTCCTCTGAACATGGTTACCGTGAACATGGATTATTGGGACGCCATGTCCAAGAATCAGAAGGCTGCCATTCTCAAGGCCGCGGCAGAGACCGAAGCCAACCAGTGGAAAGCCTCTGAAACCAAGACCCTGGAAGCCCTTGCCATTATCAAGGAAAACGGGTTTACCATTGCCCAGCCCTCTGATGCGCTCAGTGCTGAAATGGACAAGGCCGCTGCCCTGATCGTTGAGGAATTTGCCAAAAAGGCAGACTCAAAGACCAAAGCATTGCTTAAAGCCCATACCAAATGA
- a CDS encoding biotin-dependent carboxyltransferase family protein: MKALKIIAPGPFTTVQDRGRFGFQQFGVPPCGMLDKEAGDLANLLVGNDPDAAVLEFTFSGGQMEALDEFDISVTGGDMGLSINQNPCPAWTSHHVRPGDMIQLGLVNTGCRTYLALTGGIDVPVVMNSRSSYIGAKFGGFKGRILAPGDVLERGEGRQLAFSRTIPETLVPRYPSKITLRVVPGPQETYFDSGMETFFTQPFTVTPQSNRMGYRLDGAKVCRKKNMPQSIISEPSLPGGVQIPADGQPIILLAEQTVGGYAKIATVISSDLPRLAQAVPGNQIRFEPVSLEQAHDIYREKMNAFQKLQNADLGVKSILTLGRDFYDHLVFRERMEKYMIQI, from the coding sequence ATGAAGGCGTTGAAGATCATCGCCCCCGGCCCTTTTACAACGGTTCAGGACCGGGGCAGATTCGGGTTTCAGCAGTTCGGGGTACCGCCCTGCGGTATGCTGGACAAAGAGGCCGGGGATCTGGCCAATTTACTGGTGGGCAATGATCCTGATGCCGCCGTGCTCGAATTTACCTTTTCAGGCGGCCAGATGGAGGCCTTGGATGAATTTGATATTTCCGTTACCGGAGGGGATATGGGGCTGTCCATTAACCAAAATCCCTGCCCTGCCTGGACCTCCCACCATGTCCGGCCCGGGGATATGATCCAATTGGGCCTGGTGAATACCGGGTGCAGGACCTATCTTGCCCTGACCGGAGGGATTGATGTCCCGGTGGTCATGAACAGCCGGTCTTCATATATCGGAGCCAAATTCGGGGGATTTAAAGGACGCATTCTTGCCCCGGGCGACGTTCTTGAACGGGGAGAGGGCCGACAACTGGCGTTCAGCAGAACAATTCCTGAAACCCTCGTTCCCCGATATCCTTCCAAGATTACCTTGAGGGTGGTTCCCGGCCCCCAGGAGACCTATTTTGATTCCGGCATGGAGACTTTTTTCACCCAGCCCTTTACCGTGACCCCCCAATCCAACCGAATGGGGTATCGGCTTGACGGCGCCAAGGTGTGCCGGAAAAAAAATATGCCCCAAAGCATCATCTCTGAGCCCAGCCTGCCCGGCGGGGTGCAGATCCCGGCGGACGGCCAGCCCATTATCCTTTTAGCTGAGCAGACCGTGGGCGGGTATGCTAAAATTGCCACGGTGATCTCGTCGGATCTTCCCAGGCTTGCCCAGGCGGTGCCCGGAAACCAGATCCGGTTTGAGCCTGTCTCCCTTGAACAGGCCCATGATATATACAGAGAAAAGATGAACGCCTTCCAGAAGTTGCAGAATGCCGACCTTGGGGTCAAATCGATTTTAACCCTGGGCAGGGATTTTTACGACCACTTGGTTTTCAGAGAGCGGATGGAAAAGTATATGATTCAGATTTAA
- a CDS encoding TRAP transporter large permease subunit codes for MISDPLIMSVVLFGFMFFCLFSGLWIGFSLLCTGIFGMLVFDLKLPPVISVWDKIGGLLANSIYNSTNSWSLTALPLFILMGEILYRTAISTKLLNGLLPWLSKIPGRLLHINVFACSLFAAVSGSSAATTATVGKITLDELSKRGYSKNLAIGSLAGAGTLGFLIPPSLIMIIYGILSDTSIGKLFISGVIPGLFLASCYSLYIMAVSLVNPGVVPEKTESYSPEEKILALKDLLPILGLIFAVLGGIYMGITTPTEASAIGVIGALILALAFKNLTWENFKEALVNAVKTTCMICFIILAASFLSQIVGFVGIARAVSVYIAGLNLSPYVLIFVVGLMYIFLGMMLDGISIVVMTLPIVLPIVIQAGFDPLWFGIFLVFMVELSQITPPVGFSIFVIQGISDERVGTILKATLPFFIIMVLMVVFVTLFPEVVSYLPDKMVQ; via the coding sequence ATGATTTCCGATCCCTTGATTATGTCGGTTGTGCTTTTCGGCTTTATGTTTTTCTGCCTGTTTTCCGGGCTGTGGATCGGATTTTCCCTGCTCTGCACGGGGATTTTCGGAATGCTGGTATTTGATTTAAAGCTGCCGCCGGTGATTTCGGTCTGGGATAAAATCGGGGGGCTCCTGGCCAATTCCATTTATAATTCCACCAATTCATGGTCGCTGACCGCCCTGCCTTTGTTCATTCTCATGGGAGAGATCCTTTACAGGACCGCCATCTCCACCAAACTGCTCAACGGTCTTCTGCCCTGGCTCTCTAAAATTCCCGGCCGCCTGCTTCACATCAATGTTTTTGCCTGCTCTCTGTTTGCCGCGGTCTCCGGCTCCAGCGCCGCCACCACCGCCACGGTGGGCAAGATCACTTTGGATGAACTTTCCAAACGGGGCTATTCCAAGAATCTGGCCATCGGCTCCCTTGCCGGTGCCGGCACCCTGGGCTTTCTCATCCCCCCCAGCCTGATCATGATCATCTACGGGATTTTGTCCGACACCTCCATCGGCAAGCTGTTCATCTCCGGGGTCATCCCCGGGCTGTTCCTGGCCTCCTGTTATTCTTTGTATATCATGGCTGTTTCCCTGGTTAATCCCGGGGTGGTGCCGGAAAAAACAGAGAGCTATTCCCCGGAAGAGAAAATTTTAGCCCTAAAAGACCTTCTGCCGATTTTAGGATTGATCTTTGCCGTTCTCGGCGGCATCTACATGGGCATTACCACCCCGACCGAGGCGTCTGCCATCGGAGTCATCGGCGCCCTCATCCTTGCTTTGGCCTTTAAAAATCTGACCTGGGAAAATTTTAAAGAAGCCCTGGTCAATGCGGTCAAAACCACCTGCATGATCTGCTTTATTATCCTGGCAGCCTCATTCTTATCCCAGATCGTGGGGTTTGTCGGCATTGCCCGGGCCGTGAGCGTTTACATTGCAGGGCTGAACCTGTCCCCCTATGTGCTGATCTTTGTGGTGGGCCTGATGTATATTTTTCTGGGCATGATGCTGGACGGGATTTCCATTGTGGTCATGACCCTGCCCATTGTTCTCCCCATTGTGATCCAGGCGGGGTTTGATCCCCTCTGGTTCGGTATTTTTCTGGTGTTCATGGTGGAACTCTCCCAGATCACCCCGCCCGTGGGGTTCAGTATCTTTGTGATCCAGGGAATTTCCGATGAACGGGTGGGGACCATTCTCAAGGCCACCCTCCCGTTTTTCATTATCATGGTGCTCATGGTGGTGTTTGTGACCCTGTTTCCAGAAGTGGTCTCCTATCTGCCCGATAAAATGGTTCAATAA
- the pxpB gene encoding 5-oxoprolinase subunit PxpB, giving the protein MTQNTNILYAAPRFKLAGDRGLLMELGNVIDPGVNTRIRAMTTRMAENPASGVDEIIPTYCAVILVYDPVVTSPDRLIPWLVSLYETLDSIVLAAPDIVDLPVCYHPSLGPDMAHVARTNGLTAQAVVEIHTAPLYPVYMIGFTPGFPYLGGLSKKIHTPRLSSPRTHVPAGSVGIANNQTGIYPIDSPGGWQLIGQCPVKLFDPARENPILLKAGDQLKFTPISLDRFNEIKTGAA; this is encoded by the coding sequence ATGACACAAAATACAAACATTTTATATGCCGCACCGCGGTTCAAACTTGCCGGTGACAGGGGGCTGCTCATGGAGCTGGGCAATGTGATTGATCCTGGTGTGAATACACGGATCAGGGCCATGACCACTCGGATGGCAGAAAATCCTGCTTCAGGGGTGGATGAAATTATTCCCACCTATTGCGCCGTGATCCTTGTGTATGACCCGGTGGTGACCTCTCCTGACCGTTTGATTCCCTGGCTTGTCTCCCTTTATGAGACCCTGGATTCCATTGTTCTTGCAGCCCCTGATATTGTTGACCTTCCCGTCTGTTACCACCCAAGCCTCGGGCCGGACATGGCCCATGTGGCCCGGACCAACGGTCTTACCGCCCAAGCGGTGGTTGAAATTCATACGGCCCCGCTTTATCCGGTGTATATGATCGGGTTTACCCCTGGATTTCCCTATTTGGGCGGCCTTTCAAAAAAGATTCATACCCCCAGGCTCAGCTCTCCCCGAACCCATGTGCCGGCAGGCTCTGTGGGCATTGCCAATAATCAGACCGGGATTTATCCCATTGACAGTCCCGGGGGATGGCAGCTCATCGGCCAATGCCCGGTTAAATTGTTTGATCCTGCAAGGGAAAATCCCATTCTGCTCAAGGCCGGAGACCAGTTAAAATTTACACCCATCTCTCTGGACCGGTTTAACGAGATCAAAACGGGGGCGGCATGA
- a CDS encoding ISAs1 family transposase, with product MSKFLSLPHGIPSHDTFGRIFERMNPNEFQSSFMHWVQSVAKMTKGQVIAIDGKTLRRSHDTSNDKKAIHMISAWASSNKMVLGQLKTEEKSNEITAIPNLLKLFSSVRLGCCI from the coding sequence TTGTCAAAATTTCTAAGCCTTCCCCATGGGATACCCTCCCATGACACCTTTGGCAGAATTTTTGAAAGGATGAACCCGAATGAATTTCAGAGCAGTTTTATGCACTGGGTTCAGTCGGTTGCAAAGATGACCAAAGGTCAAGTCATTGCAATCGACGGCAAAACTCTAAGGCGTTCACACGATACCTCCAATGATAAGAAAGCCATTCATATGATCAGTGCGTGGGCTTCGTCTAATAAAATGGTTTTAGGGCAATTAAAAACCGAAGAAAAATCAAATGAAATTACGGCCATTCCAAATCTTTTAAAACTTTTCAGTAGTGTCCGGTTAGGTTGTTGCATATAA
- a CDS encoding 5-oxoprolinase subunit PxpA — protein MKTIDLNCDMGESFGNYTLGLDDQVMPYISSANIACGWHAGDPQVMDATVQSAKAWGVMAGAHPGYPDLMGFGRRHMRLSPEEIKDYLVYQIGALQAFCRVHKVRLQHVKPHGALYLDAVENKETARAVANAILSLDPDLCFVALAGKKGETMRKMGDDLGLKVVFEAFPDRAYTPQGTLVPRNEPNAVISDPEQVAQRAMDMAQGFVVASDGSRIDLEVQTLCVHGDNPSAVDLVRKIRTGLESMGMGVVPMGAAL, from the coding sequence ATGAAAACAATTGATTTGAATTGCGACATGGGTGAGAGTTTTGGAAATTATACCCTGGGCCTGGATGACCAGGTCATGCCTTATATCTCTTCGGCCAATATTGCCTGCGGCTGGCATGCCGGAGATCCCCAGGTCATGGATGCCACGGTTCAATCGGCCAAGGCCTGGGGGGTCATGGCCGGTGCCCATCCCGGATACCCCGATCTCATGGGGTTCGGCCGCCGGCATATGCGTTTGAGCCCCGAAGAAATTAAAGACTATCTGGTCTACCAGATCGGAGCTCTCCAGGCCTTTTGCCGGGTTCACAAGGTCAGGCTTCAGCATGTCAAGCCCCATGGGGCGCTTTATCTGGATGCCGTGGAAAACAAGGAAACAGCCCGGGCCGTGGCCAATGCCATCCTCAGTCTGGATCCGGACCTCTGCTTTGTGGCCCTGGCCGGAAAAAAAGGAGAGACCATGCGGAAAATGGGAGATGATTTGGGGCTGAAGGTTGTGTTTGAGGCCTTTCCGGACCGTGCCTATACCCCCCAGGGCACTTTGGTGCCCAGGAATGAGCCCAATGCCGTGATCTCGGATCCAGAACAGGTGGCCCAAAGGGCCATGGATATGGCCCAGGGGTTTGTGGTGGCCAGTGACGGGTCCCGCATCGATCTTGAGGTTCAAACCCTCTGCGTCCACGGAGACAATCCCAGTGCCGTGGATCTGGTCAGAAAGATTCGCACCGGGCTTGAATCCATGGGGATGGGGGTGGTCCCCATGGGCGCGGCCCTTTGA
- a CDS encoding GntR family transcriptional regulator: protein MKLKTEKASKQPLAVTAYEAIVQRIICLEYQPSQHLEETQLMADLGIGRTPVREALVRLQGEKMVESHPNRGVIVRPITLQNTKAMFESMRIFENGVAEIALTKNCSIALEKMKADNQAIQRAVQEEDLLGMVEANHQFHMDFAGSSQNEFLIRATHDVRSEAKRLSYLSYNTIIDSDQSLESHYASVIKEHDKIISCLETKNILPLRELLKHHIETFRNRIIQFMVS from the coding sequence ATGAAATTAAAGACGGAAAAAGCATCAAAGCAGCCCCTTGCCGTGACAGCCTACGAAGCCATTGTCCAGCGCATTATCTGTCTGGAATATCAGCCCAGCCAGCATTTGGAAGAGACCCAGCTCATGGCGGATCTGGGCATCGGAAGAACCCCTGTAAGGGAGGCTCTGGTCCGGCTTCAGGGTGAAAAAATGGTAGAGTCCCACCCCAATCGCGGGGTGATTGTCCGGCCCATCACCCTCCAGAACACCAAGGCCATGTTTGAATCCATGCGCATATTTGAAAACGGGGTGGCTGAGATTGCCCTGACAAAAAATTGCAGCATTGCTCTTGAAAAGATGAAAGCGGATAATCAGGCGATTCAGAGGGCCGTCCAGGAGGAGGACCTCCTGGGTATGGTTGAAGCCAATCATCAATTCCACATGGATTTTGCCGGATCGTCCCAGAATGAGTTCCTTATCCGGGCCACCCATGATGTGCGAAGCGAAGCAAAACGGCTCTCCTATCTCTCCTATAATACGATTATTGATTCGGACCAGAGTCTTGAAAGTCATTATGCCAGCGTGATCAAGGAGCATGATAAAATCATTTCATGCCTTGAAACCAAAAACATTCTGCCGCTGAGGGAATTGCTCAAACACCACATAGAAACGTTCAGGAACCGCATCATTCAATTTATGGTGTCCTGA
- a CDS encoding transposase family protein, with translation MNEKKSLETFFDNIQDPRHHNKLHNLIDVVIIAICAVVAGADTYEQIENFGKKKKVVVKISKPSPWDTLP, from the coding sequence ATGAACGAAAAAAAATCTCTTGAAACTTTTTTTGACAATATTCAGGACCCCAGACACCACAATAAGCTTCATAATTTAATTGATGTCGTCATCATCGCAATTTGTGCGGTAGTTGCTGGCGCAGACACTTATGAGCAAATTGAAAACTTTGGCAAAAAGAAAAAAGTGGTTGTCAAAATTTCTAAGCCTTCCCCATGGGATACCCTCCCATGA